Part of the Antennarius striatus isolate MH-2024 chromosome 6, ASM4005453v1, whole genome shotgun sequence genome, ACTCCCTATCAATTTTCAAACTGGTGAAGCTTTTTAAACACAGTAGGAGCCCCAAAAACAACCACAGACAAACCATTAGGTTGCCTTCAGATGCACGCACACTGAAAGATTCAATCTTCTCCCAAAGgcaaacaaataatttacttGCTGTGCAGTTCTCAAAAGGTTTTGACAGCAAGCACATTACTGCCTCATTTGGGGAATTATGGAGGAAATTGCTTATATAATAAATTTGTTGAGattgtaaagacaaaaaaaatgactcaAAGACACACAAGTACAAAAGGCTTTCCAAAGAAAAGATAAAGGCGTTAAAGTAATCCATGTAAGGGGAACAATCACCAAGAGCTCCTCTTCTGAGATTTAAGGGTTTGCCATATCGTTGAACAGACGACATGCTGGGACCCTTGGGTGCACGAGTTGGTGGCCTGCTGTCCTGAGGAGACCTCCTAGGTGGAGGACATGCTTGGGCCTGCATCTTTTCAACCATCTCTTGTTTACTGAGGGCAGAATCCAAAGTCTAAAATGAATAGCGTGAGAACAAAAGAACATCTCAGGTTATTCCATTAAAGACCAGAAGAATGATAGTACAGtagttgaataaaaaaattaataaataacttaaaACACATCAGTAATCCAACTTGTTTCAGGTTACTGTAGACCTACTAGTAAATGACAAAGAGACACATGCAAGGCAGTCATTCACTGTGTGGATGAAGTTAATCTAGTTAATGGTAAATTGTGTCTCAACTTTAATCTGAGACAGTTTAACAGTTTGACAGAAAGTGATAAGGAAATTTacttatacatatacatatatcaAGTCACTTTATTCCTAAAACTTTGTCAATTGTTTGTCCGTCTATGACCTTCAAACCAGAGCAGATACATTTGATCTTCTCTTGATGTGCTCTTCCAGGCCTGTGTTGCATTACATTAACTAAACACAAGTTTCATGATATGTTTGCCTTTAGTTTTGTCCTCTGCCAGTACAACAATGATAagttaatgatgataatgataacaaCAATGATAAGTTAAGCTGACAGAGGTTACTGGGCTCAGGAAGGTCAAGTGCCTGCCGTAAGCCTATAAAACATTccaatgttttaatttaaaaatatagtaTTTGATATATCCCTCATCTAGAGAGctggaacagagacagaaaacaaaaaaatatgtacagtataattgttttgaatattttttaaagatatgTCTTGGCATTTTCACATGAACAGTATGGCAGTGAAAAGGTGGACAAAGACAATGTGTCGAGAGAGTTGGAGGTCTGACATTCCACAAAACCACACACCAAACTTCCTGCTCCTTACCTCCAGTTTCTGCAGGATGTTGAAGACCGTCTCAGATACGGCTGAATCTTCTTCTAGTTCAACCTTTGCAGAACACAAAGAGAGCTGGCGAATCAGCTGGCCCAGCTCTTTACAATATGGGAGCATCTGACCATGAGGCATATCTGATAGTTGGTGGTTAACACCCTGTAAGGCCCTGAGTGCCCCACGATGGGCAGCAGCAAGCCGGTTTACTGTCAGAGACTAAAAGAAAGTCACAAAAATTGAACTGAGAAACAGATAAACTAATCATTTCTGCTCATTAGTTAAGTTTCACAGATCTCCTTTAGCAAAATACAATTTCCTTAAAGAATCATTAAATGTGGTTGAAACAGTGAATCTGCTATTTGATCATAACAATTATAATATACAATCTTAATATTAGTTTACTGCCAggcacagaaacaaataaaatcactgTAGGTACACCACTCAGCAGTGTTTGGCAAATCAGGCATTTCTGCATTAAAGAACAGGATGATTAATAAAGTCACTTCCCTTAATGCTTGAaggtttgtccataacaaagcTTCTCCTTTCACAATAGAATGAAATCTAACAGTGTAACAGACGCACCTTTTTAGTGTTCCACCTCTCCTGCGTTCGTAATGCCTCTATATCCTCTTGTATCTCTTTGACCTTTTAAACAATAATTTTGTAGAACACGATTTATAGATACAGTACATATTCCTGAATTTTGTCTTTGATAACATGTGGAAGAGTTTTAAACACCTGTTGCTGGAGAACATAGATAGTTTGCGCTGAGCGGACTGCCTGCTTCTGTCTACGGATCTCCAACTTGTTTTGCTCCCCAGGATCCAGTGgctcttctgttttctctcctgtGGTATAAAAGCTCATTATTTCTCATGATGTTATTGTTAACGTATCTGAAAGACTGACCATTTTGGCAGCTGAACAATCTGAGATAACTCTTTCACACCATGCTGCAACTTTCTACATATAATCAACAGTAAGACATGCGCCTGTAACAAGCTGTCCTTGTGACTTACCTCTGTTTGCCAGATTTTCGATCTTCTGAATATACACTTCAAATTCATTGTACAGTTTTTGGGTCTCTTCACTTAAAGAAGTCGTTTTTCTTTGACCTAGTTTCTGTGGACCAGGGTCTGTAGTTGGGGGTGATGGCCCGATGGGATTCTTCTTGAATGTGAGCGCTGACCGTTTGGCTCCAGGTTCTACTGGGTTCTTTTTTGAATTTGCGaccaagttttttttatttggtgtgGCTTCAGGCTcctataaattaaaaaaaaaagttcccttCAGTCACTGACTCAAGGTGGAGAGAATTCAAGTACAATGTGCAAGTACACGATCCATTATTAAGTTAATACAAATGATCTTCATCGGTTACCCTCGGCTGGAGCAGCTCTACAGAGGGATCCTCTGCTTTGGGTGGGGATTTTGTCAGTGATTCAAGGCACCTTCGTCTCATGTCTCGCTTGGCCAGTTGAATCGCAAAATGCAACTTTTCCTCAGAGAGAGCAGTGAAGCTAATGGAGCTCCGGGTGCTCTCCAGGTCCTCATGCTtgtctgacaactgcagcttccGCTCGATCACTATGGGGGCTGGCAAGCGTGTACGGGGGGCCCGGATGCTGGCATGGACAAAAACTGCTTCCTTGTCTGAGAGCTGTGGTGAACAAAATATCGATTTTGTCACTTTTATGTGCGACTCAGAACAGACATCATCAGAACAAATATTTATGTCAGTCTTTTCATTTGAACTCACTTTCCAGTTTGTTTTGGCACAATTAATTAAATCCTATACATTAAGTAGCGACAGCTGTACAGTAAAGCTTACCTGCATACTGTTTAATCAAAACTCATATACTCAAAACTCATATAAATTCATATACTGACGAGACTTCTGTATCGTCAGTATATGAATAATAATGCAATATGTCTCTGTTGTTTACCTTAGTTTGGGGCATCACAGGAGTTAAATCCCTGAGGTTCTGAACGTTCTGGTCTGTGCATGAAACCAGCCACCCTCTCCCGTAACCCTGCTGCTGTGCAGAAATCATCGATCCATTCATTAAGGACCGAGCAGCCATAAATAGCGATTTATTTAACCAATGCTAAAACAGTTAGCATACACAAGCTAAACACTATTTTGAAGTGACCATCAGTTACGTCAAGTTAATCCCAACATGGTCAATCCAACCATATCGACTTCGCTTGCAGCTACTTTTGTAATTTGTGAATGAAATATGCATCTGTTATATGCATAGCAATGAAACGTTTATTTAAATATCGACCATAGTTAACTTCTTACAAATTTCTCCATGGCCGTTGTCAATTTTTAGAAACACCGCCATGACAACAACGGAAACCGGAAGCGTTTGTTCATACGGATCGTCAAAGCATTCAAACATCATCGCaacggtaaaaaaaaataatataaaaaaatgtaaaaggcataatgcaaaaatgaaataaaacaatatactttaattactttagtGGTGTAAATTACTTTAGTGATCTAACTTTGCTTTGACActttgaatacaaaaaaaaacaaatatcgtCAGACACTGTCACTTTAAGAACTTTTACAGGAAGTAGTACTGTCACTTTTGCGGTTCAGCATTTATACCAGGTCCGCAGCCTGGAGCAGAGTTCGATctggttctccttcttttctgaAGTAGCTCAATAGTTTACTTCTGTGCATTTTGATTTTAACTAAGTCGAAACGATGACCCACTATGAAGCGGTAAATGTGCGTGGATATGACGAATTCTGTCAGGCCGTGTCTGATAGAAAAGGAAAGgatatttttgcatatttttccgGGGACAAAGACGCGCAAGGAAACAGCTGGTGCCCAGACTGTGTGAAAGGTAAACTCAGGAATTATCTGTACATTATATACTTGTGCTTTAATTTATTTCGATTTGACTGACGTGTGGTTCTGGGAGCGTAGGTGCACAAATGGTtatgaattgttttgtttttaatcttcgTGATAATTATTTACTTCAAgaacttttatattttaaatctgCAATTATTAATAGTTCCTCTTTTTCCCTTCAAGCCGAGCCAGTTGTAAAAGGCGAGATGGCTCATCTTCCTGAAGGATCTGTCTTCATCTACTGTCAAGTTGGAGAAAGAGCTTAGTTAGTATTTCACTCTTTATCCCAGTTTTTATGGAAAAACCATCTTCACACGAAAACACCCAGCTGATCCTACAAAGCAGCAGAACTCATCTTCTTTCTGAAACTGCAACTTCATTGTCTCTAATCAGGGAcaaatatttatgttcattAAATA contains:
- the txndc17 gene encoding thioredoxin domain-containing protein 17, with protein sequence MTHYEAVNVRGYDEFCQAVSDRKGKDIFAYFSGDKDAQGNSWCPDCVKAEPVVKGEMAHLPEGSVFIYCQVGERAYWKDHNNEFKKTLKLTGVPTLLRYGTLQKLVEEECFKADLVKMLFTED